A single region of the Deltaproteobacteria bacterium genome encodes:
- a CDS encoding EcsC family protein, which yields MGLSSSEIEDLKTAKDILEHPGLAAKISTIVGSPLEKGFSMLPKKWNLVVNDAARKSIETALNVALWTMDHSKPESRPSNWWHKLAAGTTGAAGGAFGIAALAIELPVSTTIMLRSIADIARSEGENLGTPDARLQCIQVLALGGRSKSDDAAETAYFTARAAMAKAVSDAAAYLTKKGFSDRGAPAIVRLIAQIASRFSVVVSEKAAAQAVPIVGAFGGAIINTLFIDHFQDMGKGHFIVRRLERLHGPEEVRRMYEAL from the coding sequence ATGGGACTCTCATCCTCTGAAATTGAAGATCTTAAGACAGCCAAGGATATTTTGGAACATCCGGGTCTTGCCGCGAAGATCAGCACCATTGTCGGTTCACCGCTTGAAAAGGGTTTTTCAATGCTGCCCAAGAAGTGGAATTTGGTGGTGAATGACGCCGCAAGAAAATCAATCGAGACGGCGCTCAACGTTGCCCTGTGGACCATGGATCACAGCAAGCCGGAGTCGCGGCCATCAAACTGGTGGCATAAACTGGCGGCCGGTACCACCGGAGCGGCCGGAGGCGCCTTCGGGATAGCCGCGCTCGCGATTGAGCTGCCTGTGTCCACGACCATTATGCTCAGATCGATTGCGGATATCGCCCGAAGCGAGGGTGAGAATCTGGGAACCCCGGATGCGAGGCTTCAATGTATCCAGGTCCTGGCCCTTGGGGGTCGCTCAAAGAGCGATGACGCGGCGGAGACAGCATATTTTACGGCTCGAGCCGCAATGGCCAAGGCTGTCTCGGATGCCGCAGCCTATCTGACAAAAAAGGGGTTTTCCGATAGGGGGGCGCCTGCAATCGTTCGACTCATCGCCCAGATCGCCTCTCGCTTCTCCGTGGTGGTGTCTGAAAAGGCGGCAGCCCAGGCAGTGCCGATTGTCGGGGCCTTCGGCGGGGCCATAATCAACACGTTGTTCATCGATCACTTCCAGGACATGGGAAAAGGGCACTTTATCGTCCGGAGGCTGGAACGCCTTCATGGTCCGGAAGAGGTGAGGCGGATGTACGAAGCGCTCTGA
- a CDS encoding PLP-dependent aminotransferase family protein: protein MDWNALFSGRIESMGHSDVVAMLKLAERPEVISFAGGLPDPDTFLLEETREMFEKVLTRMGAAALGYGPTHGITPLREWLAGHMTRMGRPAQTAECLVTTGGIAALDLICRVLLDPGDHVIVGEPAYLAALHVIRSHQAQFAGVPLDHEGMRSDLLEERLHGLRRRSLRAKFIYLVPSFQNPAGVTIPENRRKEIVAIAARYGVPIVEDAAYRDLRFEGQAPPLLAALDPRVIHINTLSKVFNPGVRIGWATAPRPLIEAMALAKQGQDQCSSTIGQYVAHAFASEGLIDRQRERAVALYRRKRDVMLAALERHFPAGARWTRPEGGFYTWVTLSEEMDTQALLPRAIDEAAVAYGAGPAFYHHRGGKNHMRLSYSYVSESRIQEGIQRLGDLLRRLDS from the coding sequence ATGGATTGGAATGCACTCTTTTCTGGCCGCATTGAATCAATGGGCCATTCAGATGTGGTTGCCATGTTGAAGCTGGCTGAACGGCCTGAGGTCATTTCCTTTGCCGGCGGACTCCCGGACCCGGATACCTTCCTCTTGGAAGAGACCCGTGAGATGTTCGAAAAGGTGCTCACCCGGATGGGCGCCGCCGCCCTCGGGTATGGGCCTACCCACGGGATCACGCCGTTGAGGGAATGGCTGGCCGGTCATATGACCCGGATGGGCAGGCCCGCCCAAACCGCGGAATGCCTGGTCACCACAGGCGGCATTGCAGCCCTGGACCTGATCTGCAGGGTCTTGCTGGATCCGGGGGACCATGTCATTGTGGGCGAACCTGCCTACTTGGCCGCGCTCCATGTCATTCGGAGTCACCAGGCGCAATTTGCCGGGGTGCCCCTGGACCATGAGGGGATGCGATCCGATCTGCTGGAAGAGCGGCTTCATGGACTCAGGCGCCGGTCCCTCAGGGCCAAATTCATCTACCTGGTGCCCTCGTTTCAGAATCCGGCCGGGGTGACGATTCCCGAAAACCGGCGAAAGGAGATCGTTGCCATAGCGGCCCGATACGGGGTCCCCATTGTGGAAGATGCAGCCTATCGCGATCTGAGATTCGAGGGCCAGGCCCCACCCTTGCTCGCCGCCCTGGACCCCCGGGTCATCCATATCAATACCCTTTCCAAGGTCTTCAACCCGGGCGTCCGCATCGGATGGGCCACAGCCCCCCGGCCTCTGATCGAGGCCATGGCCCTGGCCAAGCAGGGACAGGATCAGTGTTCCAGCACTATCGGCCAATATGTGGCGCATGCCTTTGCCTCCGAAGGCTTGATCGACCGACAGAGAGAGAGGGCCGTTGCGCTCTATCGCCGAAAGCGGGACGTGATGCTGGCCGCATTGGAACGGCATTTCCCTGCCGGCGCCCGCTGGACCCGGCCCGAGGGCGGGTTTTATACCTGGGTCACATTGTCCGAGGAAATGGATACTCAGGCACTCTTGCCCCGGGCTATTGACGAGGCGGCCGTTGCCTACGGGGCAGGCCCGGCGTTTTACCATCACCGGGGGGGAAAAAATCATATGCGCTTGAGCTACAGCTATGTATCCGAATCCCGGATCCAGGAAGGAATCCAAAGGCTGGGAGATCTCTTACGCAGATTGGACAGTTGA
- a CDS encoding DEAD/DEAH box helicase, translating into MDFKEFNLNPSIAAGVAAAGFVTPTPIQTEAIPSVMEGRDIMGLAQTGTGKTAVFALPILHRLMKGKRGVVRALIIAPTRELAEQIHEAVISLGRETRMRSVTVYGGVNINTQIRNLKQGAEIVVACPGRLLDHMNRGTIDLSRVEVLVIDEADHMFDMGFLPDIRRILKHLPAGRQTLLFSATMPNEIHRLAKDILLDPITIKAGETAPAETVSHAHYPVAQHLKTAFLLRLLAHINSRSVLVFTRTKHRAKRLGEQLTRAGFNSASLQGNLSQGRRQAALDGFRNGKFHVLVATDIAARGIDIRQISHVINYDMPNTTDAYIHRIGRTGRADHSGDAFTLITSDDKQMVNAIDRVIGSRVERRTLGDFDYNAPAPAKYAQPVPKSHGRGDTGMFGLKKTKHLPKGRIGVRPH; encoded by the coding sequence ATGGATTTTAAAGAATTTAATCTGAACCCCAGCATCGCGGCAGGTGTTGCCGCCGCCGGGTTTGTTACACCGACACCCATCCAGACCGAGGCCATTCCTTCGGTCATGGAGGGACGAGACATCATGGGACTGGCCCAGACCGGTACCGGTAAGACGGCGGTCTTTGCACTGCCGATTTTACACCGGCTCATGAAGGGAAAACGGGGGGTTGTCAGGGCCCTGATTATCGCTCCCACTCGCGAACTGGCTGAACAGATTCATGAGGCGGTTATCAGCCTGGGAAGAGAGACCCGCATGAGAAGTGTTACCGTCTACGGCGGGGTGAACATCAACACTCAAATCAGAAATCTGAAACAGGGGGCGGAAATCGTGGTTGCCTGCCCCGGTCGGCTCCTTGATCACATGAACCGGGGAACCATAGATCTTTCCCGGGTAGAGGTGCTGGTCATTGACGAAGCGGATCATATGTTTGACATGGGATTTCTTCCGGATATCCGGCGAATACTGAAACATCTCCCGGCCGGGCGGCAGACGCTTCTGTTTTCAGCCACCATGCCCAATGAGATTCATCGGCTGGCCAAAGACATCCTCCTGGATCCGATCACCATAAAGGCGGGGGAAACCGCACCGGCAGAAACCGTCAGCCACGCCCACTACCCGGTGGCGCAGCACTTGAAAACAGCGTTCCTGCTGAGACTTCTGGCGCATATCAACTCCCGGTCCGTACTGGTGTTCACGCGCACCAAACACCGCGCCAAGCGCCTGGGAGAACAACTGACCAGGGCCGGATTCAATTCCGCCTCCCTGCAGGGAAATCTTTCCCAGGGACGTCGCCAGGCCGCGCTGGACGGATTCCGCAACGGAAAATTTCATGTACTGGTAGCCACGGATATTGCTGCACGCGGTATTGATATCCGTCAAATCTCTCACGTTATCAACTACGATATGCCGAACACCACGGATGCGTATATCCATCGGATCGGCCGGACCGGACGGGCCGACCACAGCGGAGATGCGTTCACGTTGATCACCAGTGATGACAAACAGATGGTCAACGCCATCGATCGTGTCATCGGCTCCAGGGTCGAGCGCCGCACCCTGGGGGACTTTGACTACAATGCGCCGGCCCCCGCAAAATATGCGCAACCCGTTCCAAAATCACATGGGCGCGGGGACACTGGAATGTTCGGTCTGAAAAAGACGAAGCATCTCCCAAAGGGCCGTATCGGGGTGAGACCCCACTAA
- a CDS encoding alpha/beta hydrolase: MDRGKKRRPLKGSVMPKERNGMDNISSGRFEFPAQYHKFHRDQVFNFQLNRWYSLGYARFEDMQEAGHKIASFDDWKTEMIRLGEKAVTEERFVNAAFYFRAAEFYILTDNAEKNALYDKFKDCFDRAFGKDAIERSNVPYGDSALPAMRVPAKSQPKKGTIVLHGGFDSFIEEFYSMMVVFSEHGYDVVGFEGPGQGAARRRHGIAFDYEWEKPAKAILDYFNLNAVTWLGISMGGYLCFRAAAFEPRIARVIASSVAFDYAKFHNVVAEKVGKFFFARLRKLSNYKMKRMIERGGMPAWMIGNLMYIANAQEPIEATDLMLNLNANNLHSDLVKQDVLILTGKDDHFVPFKMHDLQVKALTSAKSVTARVFTKENQAHNHCQIGNIGLALDVMLNWIEVVSSTQMKDGITM; the protein is encoded by the coding sequence GTGGATCGCGGCAAAAAACGACGCCCGCTGAAAGGCAGTGTTATGCCAAAAGAGAGAAATGGTATGGATAACATTAGCTCCGGCAGGTTTGAGTTCCCAGCTCAATACCACAAATTCCATAGGGATCAGGTCTTTAATTTCCAGCTCAACAGATGGTATTCCCTTGGCTACGCCAGATTTGAAGACATGCAGGAAGCTGGGCATAAAATAGCGTCCTTTGATGACTGGAAAACCGAGATGATCAGGCTTGGAGAAAAGGCGGTCACAGAAGAACGCTTTGTTAATGCCGCTTTTTATTTCAGGGCGGCTGAGTTTTATATTCTGACGGACAACGCCGAAAAAAATGCGCTGTATGATAAATTCAAAGATTGTTTCGACAGGGCCTTTGGAAAGGACGCAATCGAACGATCGAATGTTCCATACGGAGATAGCGCTCTGCCGGCAATGCGCGTACCCGCAAAAAGCCAGCCGAAAAAGGGCACAATAGTCCTCCATGGCGGATTCGATTCATTCATTGAGGAATTCTATTCAATGATGGTGGTTTTTTCGGAACACGGTTATGACGTTGTCGGCTTTGAAGGCCCAGGTCAAGGAGCGGCCCGCAGGAGGCACGGGATCGCCTTTGACTATGAATGGGAAAAGCCCGCTAAAGCCATATTGGATTATTTCAATCTCAACGCGGTGACGTGGCTCGGAATATCGATGGGAGGATACCTTTGTTTTAGAGCCGCAGCATTTGAACCGCGCATAGCCCGTGTGATCGCATCAAGCGTCGCCTTCGACTATGCCAAGTTCCATAATGTTGTTGCGGAAAAGGTGGGGAAATTTTTCTTTGCGCGCCTGAGAAAGCTATCGAACTACAAGATGAAGAGGATGATTGAGCGTGGCGGAATGCCTGCGTGGATGATCGGCAATTTGATGTATATCGCCAATGCACAGGAGCCGATAGAAGCGACCGATTTGATGCTAAATCTCAATGCAAATAACCTTCATTCCGATCTGGTGAAACAGGATGTACTGATTCTCACGGGGAAAGACGATCATTTCGTCCCGTTTAAGATGCACGACCTGCAGGTGAAAGCACTGACAAGTGCCAAGTCGGTAACCGCCAGGGTCTTCACAAAAGAGAATCAGGCCCATAATCATTGTCAGATCGGGAACATAGGTCTTGCCCTTGACGTCATGCTGAATTGGATTGAAGTAGTTTCATCGACACAAATGAAGGACGGCATAACGATGTGA
- the rmuC gene encoding DNA recombination protein RmuC codes for MTETLLWIVLAVVSLTAVLAIALLVRLSRGFQDAGKEVRDEFRADREEARRAGKELREEVSAGLKSTGETLSHTVKSMVQIQYAQLEGMTRQLKEITESNQNGLDRIRATFDSRVRALQEGNEKKLDEMRRTVDEKLHDTLQKRLGESFKLVSDRLEAVHKGLGDMQTLATGVGDLKRMLTNVKARGTWAEVQLGAILDQILSVEQYQKNVCVSGRSAERVEYAVRLPGPKDDPENCVWLPIDSKFPQEDYIRLQDAADRADPEGVQTASDALVRAVRAAAREIHDKYVNPPGTTDFAIMFLATEGLYAEVLRQPALVDDLQRRFRIVLAGPTTLVAILSSLRMGFQTLAIEQRTSEVWRVLGAVKTEFGKFGEVLETVKRQLNTASRTIEQTGVRSRAMERKLRSVEQLPEAEASDLLSLPAEDIAMEDREKEGTDPAV; via the coding sequence ATGACAGAGACCCTTCTATGGATAGTCCTGGCGGTCGTCTCCCTGACTGCGGTCCTGGCGATCGCGTTGCTGGTTCGCCTCTCCCGGGGCTTTCAGGATGCCGGAAAAGAAGTTCGGGATGAGTTTCGTGCGGATCGGGAAGAAGCGCGAAGGGCCGGAAAGGAACTCCGCGAAGAGGTGTCCGCCGGCCTCAAGTCGACCGGCGAAACCCTTTCCCATACAGTAAAAAGTATGGTGCAGATCCAATATGCCCAGCTGGAAGGGATGACCAGGCAGCTAAAGGAAATTACCGAATCCAACCAAAACGGACTGGATCGTATCCGTGCCACTTTTGACTCCCGGGTAAGAGCGCTTCAGGAGGGGAATGAGAAGAAACTCGACGAGATGCGGAGGACAGTGGACGAGAAATTGCACGACACCCTACAAAAACGGCTTGGAGAGTCATTCAAACTGGTGAGCGACCGGCTTGAGGCGGTCCATAAAGGTCTTGGGGATATGCAGACCCTGGCCACGGGTGTGGGGGATCTCAAGCGAATGTTGACCAATGTGAAGGCGCGCGGCACATGGGCGGAGGTGCAGCTCGGAGCCATACTCGATCAAATTCTTTCAGTGGAGCAGTATCAGAAAAACGTCTGCGTAAGCGGCCGCTCGGCCGAGAGGGTCGAGTACGCTGTCAGGTTGCCGGGTCCGAAGGACGATCCGGAGAACTGTGTGTGGCTGCCGATTGACTCGAAGTTCCCTCAGGAGGATTACATCCGCCTTCAGGACGCTGCGGACAGGGCCGACCCGGAGGGGGTTCAGACGGCATCGGATGCCTTGGTGCGAGCAGTTCGGGCCGCTGCCAGGGAGATCCATGACAAGTATGTGAATCCACCCGGCACCACCGATTTTGCAATCATGTTTCTCGCGACCGAAGGATTGTATGCAGAGGTCTTGCGACAACCGGCCCTGGTGGACGACCTGCAACGGCGATTTCGGATCGTGCTGGCCGGTCCCACAACATTGGTGGCGATTCTGAGCAGCCTTCGCATGGGGTTCCAGACCCTCGCGATTGAGCAGCGCACCTCGGAGGTGTGGAGGGTCCTGGGCGCGGTCAAGACCGAGTTCGGAAAGTTTGGTGAGGTACTGGAGACGGTAAAGCGCCAGCTGAATACCGCAAGCCGTACCATCGAACAGACCGGCGTGCGCAGCCGGGCCATGGAACGTAAGCTCCGTTCTGTGGAGCAATTGCCAGAGGCCGAAGCATCGGATCTCCTTTCGCTGCCTGCCGAGGATATTGCAATGGAAGATAGAGAGAAAGAAGGAACCGATCCGGCTGTCTGA
- a CDS encoding DNA-3-methyladenine glycosylase I: MKRCDWANSNPLEHYHDEEWGVPVHDDRKHFEMLILEGTQAGLSWETVLRKREAYRKVFKGFDPEKVARMTDAELEEQLKNPGIIRNRLKVFATRKNAIVFINIQKEFGSFDAFVWEFVGGKPINGKRETIEDVPAKTAESEALSKDLKKRGMSFVGSTIIYAYMQAVGLANDHLVSCFRYPEFR; the protein is encoded by the coding sequence ATGAAGCGATGTGATTGGGCTAATTCAAACCCCTTGGAACATTATCATGATGAAGAATGGGGTGTGCCAGTACACGATGACCGAAAACATTTTGAAATGCTTATATTGGAGGGTACTCAGGCTGGATTGAGTTGGGAAACTGTTTTGCGCAAAAGGGAGGCATATCGTAAGGTATTCAAGGGATTTGATCCTGAAAAGGTCGCCCGTATGACTGATGCTGAACTCGAAGAACAGTTGAAAAATCCAGGGATTATTCGCAATCGCCTTAAGGTGTTTGCCACGAGAAAGAACGCGATTGTGTTCATAAATATACAGAAAGAATTCGGCAGTTTTGATGCTTTTGTTTGGGAGTTTGTGGGTGGAAAACCGATAAATGGCAAACGAGAGACGATCGAGGATGTTCCTGCAAAAACAGCCGAGAGCGAAGCACTTTCCAAAGACCTTAAAAAAAGAGGGATGTCCTTCGTTGGTTCAACCATCATATATGCATATATGCAGGCAGTTGGCCTTGCGAATGATCATTTAGTCTCGTGTTTTAGATACCCTGAATTCCGATAA
- a CDS encoding NADH:flavin oxidoreductase: MSKLFEPGTIQGMVLSNRFVRSATWEGMAAEDGAVTPKLIQTMVALVKGRVGMIISSHAYIREEGQAGPWQIGVYKDELIHGLKEMAAAVHENGGKIVMQLAHAGCFAAQSVTGTAAWAASDFEGLGKTPRHEMTVDDIQSVTLSFAEAARRAKTAGFDGVQIHSAHGYLLSQFLSPLYNRRRDDYGGSIENRARFLLGVLRAIRNAVGEAFPILAKLNCGDFVEGGLNTDDAIQVGRMLADAGLDALEISGGLLTGGRMNPSRVVKSEEQEAYFKNEARAFREELGIPLILVGGIRSFETAEKLLDDGTVDFISMSRPFIREPDLVNRWKSGDRRKALCRSDNACFKPGMEGKGIYCVTAEVEKAKSED, from the coding sequence ATGAGCAAGCTGTTTGAACCCGGAACAATACAAGGGATGGTGCTGTCGAACCGATTCGTCCGTTCGGCCACCTGGGAAGGCATGGCGGCCGAGGACGGTGCGGTGACCCCGAAACTGATCCAAACCATGGTTGCGCTGGTCAAGGGGCGAGTGGGGATGATCATCTCCTCTCACGCCTACATTCGCGAGGAAGGCCAGGCCGGACCCTGGCAGATCGGTGTGTACAAAGATGAACTGATCCATGGACTAAAAGAGATGGCCGCGGCCGTCCACGAAAACGGGGGCAAGATCGTCATGCAACTCGCTCATGCAGGGTGTTTTGCCGCCCAAAGCGTCACGGGAACCGCGGCCTGGGCGGCTTCGGACTTCGAAGGCCTGGGAAAGACGCCCCGCCATGAGATGACCGTCGACGATATCCAGAGCGTCACACTATCATTTGCCGAAGCGGCCAGGAGGGCCAAGACGGCAGGATTCGACGGAGTGCAGATCCATAGCGCCCATGGATACCTCCTCAGCCAATTCCTGTCCCCTCTGTACAATCGACGCAGGGATGATTACGGCGGCAGCATCGAAAACAGGGCCAGATTCCTTCTTGGGGTGCTCCGTGCCATCCGCAACGCCGTGGGCGAGGCTTTCCCGATTCTGGCAAAGCTCAATTGCGGTGACTTTGTCGAGGGTGGCCTGAATACAGATGATGCGATCCAGGTGGGCCGGATGTTGGCGGACGCAGGACTGGACGCCCTGGAGATCAGCGGCGGACTGCTCACGGGGGGCCGCATGAACCCCAGCCGAGTGGTCAAAAGCGAGGAGCAGGAGGCCTATTTCAAGAACGAAGCCCGGGCCTTCCGCGAGGAGTTAGGTATTCCTCTGATCCTGGTGGGGGGCATAAGGTCTTTCGAAACGGCCGAAAAGCTATTGGATGACGGGACAGTGGATTTTATTTCCATGAGCCGTCCCTTTATTCGCGAGCCTGACCTTGTAAACCGTTGGAAGTCCGGCGATCGCCGCAAGGCCCTTTGCAGGTCGGACAACGCCTGCTTCAAACCGGGCATGGAAGGTAAGGGCATCTACTGCGTCACTGCCGAGGTGGAAAAGGCGAAATCCGAAGATTAG
- a CDS encoding rubredoxin, protein MADQKYRKVHRYQCPCGYEYDPEKGCKEIGCDPGTPFEDLRDQLTCPRCQRAKVHFREKRYSVPA, encoded by the coding sequence ATGGCCGATCAGAAATATAGGAAGGTTCACCGCTATCAGTGTCCCTGCGGTTATGAGTATGATCCTGAGAAGGGTTGCAAGGAAATAGGCTGCGATCCAGGGACCCCTTTTGAAGATCTTCGCGATCAGTTGACATGCCCTCGGTGCCAGAGGGCAAAGGTCCATTTCAGAGAGAAAAGATATTCAGTTCCCGCTTAA
- a CDS encoding C-GCAxxG-C-C family protein, translated as MESQFVSNVRKTAENSFDSGLYCAESVVLALAGAQGVESDLLPRIATGFCSGMGRMRGTCGAVSGAIMGISLALGRSEADRSVQPSYAAVNRLIREFEQAFGARDCHVLLGCDIATPEGKSMYQEKGLSQRCTEFTGKAAEIAARIIYEHNEAAGPAATP; from the coding sequence TTGGAATCACAATTTGTTTCAAATGTTCGAAAGACTGCCGAGAATTCTTTCGATTCGGGCCTCTATTGTGCGGAAAGCGTTGTGCTTGCCCTTGCCGGGGCACAGGGGGTTGAATCCGACCTTTTGCCCAGGATCGCCACCGGGTTTTGCAGCGGCATGGGTCGAATGCGCGGCACCTGCGGCGCAGTCTCCGGCGCGATTATGGGCATAAGTCTTGCTCTCGGGCGGTCTGAAGCGGATAGGTCTGTTCAACCGTCATACGCTGCGGTGAATCGCCTTATCCGGGAGTTCGAACAGGCATTCGGGGCCCGCGATTGTCACGTTCTGCTGGGCTGCGATATTGCTACCCCGGAAGGCAAATCCATGTATCAGGAAAAAGGGCTGAGTCAGCGCTGCACCGAATTCACCGGCAAAGCAGCGGAAATCGCCGCGCGCATTATTTACGAGCACAATGAAGCCGCGGGCCCTGCCGCAACGCCTTGA